In Deinococcus budaensis, the following proteins share a genomic window:
- a CDS encoding VirB4 family type IV secretion system protein produces MTKRRRDLRRPSVWKDPETGGRTANVLQYQPYYDVVTDILAQPSGAMRRTDPGVMLLENGLTAVGVMLRPPPRLTMTKDVLDGRLKDLQRALAMSVPEGMTARVYVRKVQVSRERLKGLWRQGVSDNPLASYLYGERMKHLDDLRRRDVLREWIYFATLDVRSPVPFTSDAPPAPEALGRIVAHACQKREEFIKNLAAVGYGARPMTADEIKRECDVYHNPDTRGAPHAPLILEGPARYANSPEVNGEPDHLTFSRQVFRTPINLEGHAHTVVGSTLVYALSLYGLPTFSEFGLFDEIATGLTEGDVTFVLEYHHLSYQLNREKLESAKRGVEGEKDSSGSAAARHRRLSRTLEHVYDNRDRFWMTGCTVLLYGRGEEQQAEMLTQVGSALSHFNTVRVVQHGFQSGKVYKALAPFNGGRTPFPTRLVGSNAIGYLPAIGPFEGVGSPTLVYRNRSDSLTVFDPYHLGTQAQHFLMLAPTGWGKTYLVMSVLFALIYHHNPRVSVIDQKPDLRDFILGMGGLHVILGAESPHRINPMDLPPGETAPDTGKMDFLIALYRAFVPPGQDSERTAAQNVLLTNAVRHVYHAATVSRRAPRLRQVRAMLGGMTTRFDGTPLTPDQMEMARAMSLIMTGFTGDDTDWGKVIDQYTNIEIDAQYVYYDLGKISPQSQQRRVAMLIAYDRVWHDARTQAGKKLLFIDELGVQLESEVDQKYFAETALLARSFGLSVGGATQSPLHLNKMPALKDAFQFHWLGRTNSETALRAMQEDLGMPEAVVKAVPSLQQLSAMYSEWVLVYQPSSGTHQGEILRIEESRAFYWLATSRDDEAKRRTAAFTRYGGNTVAALEELVGAEQHRESTRGGVVA; encoded by the coding sequence ATGACCAAGAGGCGCCGCGACCTGCGGCGTCCGTCCGTCTGGAAGGACCCCGAGACGGGCGGGCGCACCGCCAACGTGTTGCAGTACCAGCCTTACTACGATGTCGTGACCGACATTCTCGCCCAGCCCAGCGGCGCGATGCGCCGTACCGATCCCGGCGTCATGCTGCTTGAAAACGGTCTGACGGCCGTTGGGGTGATGCTCCGGCCACCGCCCCGGCTGACCATGACCAAGGACGTGCTCGACGGACGACTCAAGGACTTGCAGCGGGCCCTGGCGATGAGCGTGCCCGAGGGCATGACCGCCCGGGTCTACGTGCGGAAGGTGCAGGTCAGCCGCGAACGCCTGAAGGGCCTGTGGCGTCAGGGTGTGAGCGACAACCCGCTGGCGAGCTACCTGTACGGCGAGCGGATGAAGCACCTCGACGACCTGCGCCGCCGCGACGTGCTGCGGGAGTGGATCTATTTCGCCACCCTCGACGTGCGTTCCCCCGTGCCCTTCACGTCGGACGCGCCCCCAGCTCCCGAGGCCCTGGGCAGGATCGTCGCCCACGCGTGCCAGAAGCGCGAGGAATTCATCAAAAACCTGGCCGCCGTCGGGTATGGCGCGCGCCCGATGACGGCCGACGAGATCAAGCGCGAGTGCGACGTGTACCACAACCCGGACACCCGTGGCGCTCCCCACGCGCCCCTGATCCTGGAAGGACCGGCCCGCTATGCGAACTCGCCCGAGGTCAATGGAGAACCCGATCACCTCACCTTCAGTCGGCAGGTTTTTCGCACCCCCATCAACCTGGAGGGTCACGCGCACACGGTCGTTGGCAGCACCCTCGTCTACGCGCTGAGCCTGTACGGGCTGCCGACCTTCAGCGAGTTCGGGCTGTTCGACGAGATCGCCACCGGGCTGACCGAGGGTGACGTGACCTTCGTGCTGGAGTACCACCACCTGTCCTACCAACTCAACCGCGAGAAGCTGGAAAGCGCCAAGCGCGGTGTCGAGGGTGAAAAGGACAGCAGTGGCAGCGCCGCCGCCCGGCACAGGCGGCTCAGCAGGACGCTTGAACACGTGTACGACAACCGCGACCGCTTCTGGATGACCGGCTGCACCGTGCTGCTTTACGGGCGGGGAGAAGAGCAGCAGGCCGAGATGCTGACCCAGGTGGGAAGTGCCCTGTCGCATTTCAACACCGTGCGCGTCGTGCAGCACGGCTTTCAGAGCGGCAAGGTGTACAAGGCCCTGGCCCCGTTCAACGGCGGTCGCACCCCGTTCCCGACCCGCCTGGTGGGCAGCAACGCCATCGGTTACCTGCCCGCCATCGGGCCGTTTGAGGGGGTTGGCAGTCCGACCCTGGTGTACCGCAACCGCAGCGACAGCCTCACGGTGTTCGATCCCTACCACCTGGGCACCCAGGCGCAGCATTTCCTGATGCTGGCGCCGACCGGCTGGGGCAAGACTTACCTGGTCATGAGCGTGCTGTTCGCGCTGATCTACCACCACAATCCGCGCGTCAGCGTGATCGACCAGAAGCCCGACCTGCGCGACTTCATCCTGGGCATGGGCGGCCTGCACGTCATCCTCGGGGCAGAGTCGCCGCACCGCATTAACCCGATGGACCTGCCGCCGGGAGAGACGGCACCGGACACCGGCAAGATGGATTTCCTGATCGCGCTCTACCGGGCCTTTGTACCGCCCGGACAGGACAGCGAGCGGACGGCCGCGCAAAACGTGCTGCTCACGAACGCGGTCCGGCACGTCTACCACGCCGCCACGGTCAGCAGGCGTGCGCCGCGGCTGCGCCAGGTGCGGGCGATGCTGGGCGGCATGACCACCCGGTTCGACGGCACGCCGCTCACACCGGACCAGATGGAGATGGCGCGCGCCATGAGCCTGATCATGACGGGCTTTACCGGCGACGACACCGACTGGGGCAAGGTGATCGACCAGTACACCAACATCGAGATCGACGCGCAGTACGTGTACTACGACCTCGGCAAAATCAGCCCCCAGTCGCAGCAGCGGCGGGTCGCCATGCTGATCGCCTACGACCGGGTGTGGCACGACGCCCGCACCCAGGCGGGCAAGAAGCTCCTGTTCATCGATGAGCTGGGCGTGCAACTGGAGTCCGAGGTGGACCAGAAGTACTTCGCAGAGACCGCGCTCCTGGCCCGCTCGTTCGGCCTCAGCGTGGGCGGCGCGACCCAAAGCCCGCTGCACCTCAACAAGATGCCCGCCCTCAAAGACGCCTTTCAGTTCCACTGGCTGGGGCGCACCAACAGCGAGACCGCTCTCCGGGCCATGCAGGAAGACCTCGGCATGCCCGAGGCCGTGGTGAAGGCCGTGCCGTCCTTGCAGCAACTCAGCGCGATGTACAGCGAGTGGGTGCTGGTCTACCAGCCGTCGAGCGGCACCCATCAGGGCGAGATTCTGCGGATCG